The nucleotide window CTTCCTCCGATCAGAAGAGAGTATTGGTCCTTTACTTGTGCGCTTTCGGCTTGACGTTGCAGGGGCTCTGGGCGTTTTTCCAGAACTCCGAAAGTGCATCCACTGCCACCGGGAACTCCACAACGTGCCCTCCTTTTTCAGCGTGGCCTTGGGAGGCGTGGTGTGCGATGCCTGTAGTGGTAGGACGCGGGAGCTCTTTCCCCTTTCCCCGGAAGAGCTTGGATTCCTCCAGAGCCTCGTTGACGTTCCCCTGGGACGTGTGGTACAGCTGAGAGTGCATCGCGAGATTTTCAGGTCCCTTGACGCTCTTCTTTCCCAGTACCTTTCCTACCAGGGGGAGAGCAGGGTTCCGAGTTTCACCTCCTTTGCCGGACGGGAGCTCTCATGGTGATGCGGCGGGTTCGAAAGATTCGTATTCCTGTGCGCCGTCTTGAGGTGGGTG belongs to Candidatus Caldatribacterium sp. and includes:
- the recO gene encoding DNA repair protein RecO; translation: MSRYTLDEGIVLKATDFGEIDRLVTFFTRRRGKFQALAKGARKVGNRFGAALDFFSLSEFLFYTARGMPLVVQGKIQRSFRGLVRTPLRWMAGEYLLHLVDRLFPFEKQEERVLEEILFLWEAFLRSEESIGPLLVRFRLDVAGALGVFPELRKCIHCHRELHNVPSFFSVALGGVVCDACSGRTRELFPLSPEELGFLQSLVDVPLGRVVQLRVHREIFRSLDALLSQYLSYQGESRVPSFTSFAGRELSW